A window of the Panulirus ornatus isolate Po-2019 chromosome 65, ASM3632096v1, whole genome shotgun sequence genome harbors these coding sequences:
- the LOC139746612 gene encoding uncharacterized protein, giving the protein MLLLAQSPCYCWYSHHSKERITPGTVTMLLLVQSSCYSWYSRHVTPSTFIMLLRVQSPCYSWYTHDVTPGTVAMLLLVQSLCYSWCSHHSKERITTGTVTMLLLVKSPCSGWYSHHVTAGTVAMLLLIQSS; this is encoded by the exons atgttactccTGGCACAGTCGccatgttactgctggtacagtcatCATAGTAAG GAACGTATTactcctggtacagtcaccatgttactgctggtacagtcatcatgttactcctggtacagtcGCCATGTTACTCCCAGTACATTCATCATGTTACTGCgtgtacagtcaccatgttactcctggtacactcatgatgttactcctggtacagtcgccatgttactcctggtacaATCACTATGTTACTCCTGGTGCAGTCATCATAGTAAG GAACGTATTAcgactggtacagtcaccatgttactgctggtaaAGTCACCGTGCTCcggctggtacagtcaccatgttactgctggtacagtcGCCATGTTACTCCTGATACAGTCATCATAG